A stretch of DNA from Sphingomonas sp. SORGH_AS_0879:
GGAAGTCGGGGTTCGACTTGCGGACGACCAGACCCTGCTGCTGCACCTGTTGCGGCAGGCGTGCGACCGATTGCTGGACCTGGTTCTGGACCTGCACCTGCGCGATATCGGGGTCGGTGCCCTTTGCGAAGGTCGCGGTGATCGTCACCGAGCCACGGCTGGACGAGGAGGACTGGAAATAGAGCAGCCCGTCGATGCCGGTCAGTTGCTGCTCGATGACCTGGGTGACCGAGTTCTGCAACGTCTGGGCGGACGCGCCGGGGAAGGTGGCGCGGATCGACACCTGGGGCGGCGCGACGTCGGGATATTGCGCGATGGGCAGGCCCATGATCGCGCCGACGCCCGCCAGCATGACGATGATGGCGAGGACCCAGGCGAAGATGGGACGATCGATGAAGACGCGGCTGAGCATGGTCCGGTCAGCCCGCCTTGCCCTTGGCGGCCTGCATCTTCTTCAACTGCTCGGGCGAGGGGGGCTGGACCTTTTGCGGACTGTCGGCGGGGACCGCCTTCACGCTCTGGCCCGCGCGCAGATTGGCGAGGCCCTGGGTCACGATCCGGTCGCCGGGTTTCAGGCCATCGGTGACGACCCAGTTGGTCCCTTGCGTCCGCTCGGCCTTGACCGTCCGCTGCTGGACCTTGCTGTCCTGGCCGACGACGAACAACGTCGCATTGCCCTTGGGGTCGCGGGCGATCGCCTGCTGCGGGACCAGATAGGCACCCGTGTCGATCGCCTGGGCGAAGCGCGCGCGCACGAACATGCCGGGCAGCAACAGTCCTTGCGGATTGGGGAAGCGCGCGCGCAGCGTGACGGTGCCGGTCTGCGGATCGACCACGGCTTCGGCGAACTCGACGGTGCCGGTTTGCCCGTAATCGGTCCCGTCCTCCAGCCGCAGCGTCACGCGCGCGCTGGCGGGGATCAGGCCGTCGCGCGCCGACAGGCTGCGGCGGAGCGAGAGCAGGTCGGCGGCGGATTGCTGGATATCGACGAAGATCGGGTCCAGCCGCTGGATCTGCGCCAGCGGATCGGTCTGGCTGGCACTGACCAGCGCGCCCACGGTGAACAGCGAGCGGCCGATCCGCCCGGTGATGGGGGCGGGGACGGTGGTGAATTGCAGGTTGACCCGTGCGGTTTCCAGCGCGGCGCGGGTCTGCGCCACCTGGGCGGCGGCTTGGCGAGCGCTGGCCTGGGCGTTGGTATAGTCCTGCTTCGAGATGGCCTCGATCTGCGCCAGCGGGCGATAGCGTTCCGCGAGGGTTCGCGTCGCCTCCGCATTGGCCTGCGCGCTTTGCAGATTGGCGGCGGCCTGGTTCACCGAGGCGCGGTAGAGCCGCGGGTCGATCTCGTAGAGCGGCTGGCCGCGCTTCACCAGCGATCCTTCGGTGAAGAAGCGGCGGCGGATGACGCCGGTCACCTGCGGGCGCACGTCGGAGCTTTCGAAGGCGGTGGTTCGCGCGGCCAGTTCGGTGATGATCGGCGCGTTGGTCGGCTGGACGGTGACGAAGCCGACGGTCGGCGTCTGCTGCTGTCCGCCCGCGCGCGCCTTGGCCGTGCCGCCTTTTTCGCCGCCACATGCCGACAAGGTCGCCAGCGCCAGGACCATGGCCGTACCGGCAAGCGCCCGGCGCCCGCGAAAGCCTGGAAAGTTCAAATCGTCCACCTGCCTGAAATGCCGAGCGGGAGCCCGGCTCGCGCCTCAATGCGTGATCCGGGCAAACGTTGCTGTCTTATGTCAAATTGCACGAGGCGGAGCCGAAAAGGCAAGCGATGATGGCCTAAATCGCCATGCCTTAATTGTCGCAATTTGTCGCGTTGCGGCGAATCCCGTCATGTGGGAGCCTTTGGGGTTCTGGAGCATTTTTGTAAGGAAATGAAGGATCGGGACGCCGATAAGCACCTCGCCGCCGCTGCCGCGGTGCGGGAGGTATGCGACGATATGCTGGTGGGCCTGGGGACGGGCTCGACCGCCGCGCACGCCATTGCGGCGCTGGCCGAACGGAATCTGCGGATCGAGACGGTCGCTACCTCCCTCGCGAGCGCCAGGCTGGCCGAGTCGCTGGGTCTGCGAGTGCGCGACTTCGCCGAGGTGTCGCGGGTCGATCTGGCGATCGACGGCGCGGATGCGATCGACGCGCGGCTGTATGCGGTAAAGGGGGCGGGCGGGGCGATGCTGCGTGAGAAGGTCGTCGCCGACGCCGCCGACCGGATGATCGTGATCGCCGATGGCTCGAAGCGGGTGGCGCGGCTGGGCGGAACGCCGCTTCCCGTCGAGATACTGCCCTTCGCCAAAAGCTATGTCACCGCGCGACTGAAGGATTTTTTCGTCCATATGGTCGAGCGCCCCGACTATCGGACCGACAATGGCAATATCGTCATCGACGGCCATGGCTGGGACGATTCCTCGCTCCCGACCCTCGCCGATTCTCTGGTAGCGATACCAGGAATTGTCGGGCATGGTCTGTTCCTGCGCGAAATCGATGCCGCCTATATTGCGGATAACGGGATCGTTACCCGGCTGGAACGGGGGGCGAACCCGCGCTAAGGCCGCTCACGCATGGCAACCAGAGCGAGCGCGGACGCGTTCGATCGCATAAGACAAGGATGAGGCCAGACCCCATGACCGATGCCACCACCCACGCCGTGGCCGATACCCATCTGCACGAAGACGGGTCGATCGAGCGACTGACCATCGACACCATCCGCACCCTGTCGATGGACGCGGTGCAGCAGGCCAATTCGGGCCATCCCGGCACGCCGATGGCGCTGGCTCCGGTCGGTCACACCGTCTGGTCGAAATTCCTGCGCTACGACCCCGCCCATGCCGACTGGCCCAATCGCGACCGCTTCGTGCTGTCGGTCGGCCATGCCTCGATGCTGCTCTACTCGCTGATCCATCTGGCGGGGATCGAGGAGATCGATGCGAACGGCAACAAGTCCGGCAAGCCCGCGCTCAGCCTGGAAGACCTGAAGGGCTTCCGTCAGCTCAACTCCAAGACACCGGGCCACCCCGAATATCGTCACACCACCGGCGTCGAGACGACGACCGGCCCGCTGGGCGCGGGTTGCGGCAATTCGGTCGGCATGGCGATCGCCGAGCGCTGGCTGGCGGCGCATTTCAACCGCGAGGGTTTCCCGGTCTTCGACCATGACGTCTATGTCGTGTGCGGCGACGGCGACATGATGGAGGGCGTCGCGTCGGAAGCCGCCTCGACCGCCGGGCACCTCAAGCTGTCCAACCTGTGCTGGATCTACGACTCGAACCAGATTTCGATCGAGGGTGGCACGGACATCGCGTTCGACGAGGATGTGGGCAAGCGTTTCGAGGCCTATGGCTGGAACGTCCTGCATGTCGACGACGCCAACGACGTCGCCGCGCTGACCGCCGCGCTCGACACCTTCAAGGCGACCACGGACAAGCCGACCTTCATCGTCGTCAAGTCGGTCATCGGCTATGGCAGCCCCAAGGCGGGCAGCGAAAAGGCGCATGGCGAGCCGCTGGGCGAGGACGCGATCCGCGCCACCAAGAAGGCCTATGGCTGGCCCGAGGATGCCAAGTTCCTGGTCCCCGACGGCGTGCGCGAAGCGTTCCAGGGCGCGATCGAGGCACGCGGCAAGCCGCTGCGCGACGAATGGGTCGCGATGGTCGAGCGTTACCGCGCCGCATATCCCGACCTCGCCGCCGAACTCGACGCGATGCTGTCCGACACACTGCCCGAGGGCTGGGACAGCGAGATTCCGGTGTTCGAGGCGGATGCCAAGGGCATCGCCAGCCGCGACTCGGGTGGCAAGGTGCAGAACGCCATCGCCGCCAAGGTGCCGTGGCTGATCGGCGGTTCGGCCGACCTCGCGCCCTCGACCAAGACGCTGATCAAGGATGGCGGTTCGTTCCAGCCGGGCAGCTATGAGGGGCGCAACTTCCACTTCGGCGTGCGCGAGCATTCGATGGGGGCGATCGTCGACGGCAT
This window harbors:
- a CDS encoding efflux RND transporter periplasmic adaptor subunit; this encodes MVLALATLSACGGEKGGTAKARAGGQQQTPTVGFVTVQPTNAPIITELAARTTAFESSDVRPQVTGVIRRRFFTEGSLVKRGQPLYEIDPRLYRASVNQAAANLQSAQANAEATRTLAERYRPLAQIEAISKQDYTNAQASARQAAAQVAQTRAALETARVNLQFTTVPAPITGRIGRSLFTVGALVSASQTDPLAQIQRLDPIFVDIQQSAADLLSLRRSLSARDGLIPASARVTLRLEDGTDYGQTGTVEFAEAVVDPQTGTVTLRARFPNPQGLLLPGMFVRARFAQAIDTGAYLVPQQAIARDPKGNATLFVVGQDSKVQQRTVKAERTQGTNWVVTDGLKPGDRIVTQGLANLRAGQSVKAVPADSPQKVQPPSPEQLKKMQAAKGKAG
- the rpiA gene encoding ribose-5-phosphate isomerase RpiA; amino-acid sequence: MKDRDADKHLAAAAAVREVCDDMLVGLGTGSTAAHAIAALAERNLRIETVATSLASARLAESLGLRVRDFAEVSRVDLAIDGADAIDARLYAVKGAGGAMLREKVVADAADRMIVIADGSKRVARLGGTPLPVEILPFAKSYVTARLKDFFVHMVERPDYRTDNGNIVIDGHGWDDSSLPTLADSLVAIPGIVGHGLFLREIDAAYIADNGIVTRLERGANPR
- the tkt gene encoding transketolase, which gives rise to MTDATTHAVADTHLHEDGSIERLTIDTIRTLSMDAVQQANSGHPGTPMALAPVGHTVWSKFLRYDPAHADWPNRDRFVLSVGHASMLLYSLIHLAGIEEIDANGNKSGKPALSLEDLKGFRQLNSKTPGHPEYRHTTGVETTTGPLGAGCGNSVGMAIAERWLAAHFNREGFPVFDHDVYVVCGDGDMMEGVASEAASTAGHLKLSNLCWIYDSNQISIEGGTDIAFDEDVGKRFEAYGWNVLHVDDANDVAALTAALDTFKATTDKPTFIVVKSVIGYGSPKAGSEKAHGEPLGEDAIRATKKAYGWPEDAKFLVPDGVREAFQGAIEARGKPLRDEWVAMVERYRAAYPDLAAELDAMLSDTLPEGWDSEIPVFEADAKGIASRDSGGKVQNAIAAKVPWLIGGSADLAPSTKTLIKDGGSFQPGSYEGRNFHFGVREHSMGAIVDGMALSHLRSYGATFLVFSDYMRAPIRLAAIMEIGAIFVFTHDSIGVGEDGPTHQPIEHLATLRAIPGLDTIRPGDANEVAEAWRCAAESASHPTALIFSRQALPTLDRGKYAPASGVRKGGYVLADCDGTPDIILIATGSELSLVTDAYETLKADGIKARVVSLPSWYRFELQDAAYKESVLPRAVTRRLAVEQAGSVGWDRYVGFDGRTITMSTFGASAPLAKLQDKYGFTHDNVVKVAREMLETK